One Pyrus communis chromosome 4, drPyrComm1.1, whole genome shotgun sequence genomic region harbors:
- the LOC137731242 gene encoding putative fasciclin-like arabinogalactan protein 20 has protein sequence MEAPLLVSLILLSLLSFSSALPAQAIQDAVEILSDSGYVSMALTLELVSQSLVPQSPSLTIFTPPDTAFTKLGQPALSLLQYHFCPLPLPLQTLKSLPSGSKIPTLLSGQSLFVTTPPSGTPISLNNVKITSGSPIYDDGFLIIFGIDNFFDLNFHLPIPTRIPVPDPVCGSSSPPSSANGTTAIRFPGASRFEEASEMLRSNGYNVMASFLNLQLLGFKNATPMTVFAPLDQAMDNPLQEPSIFLRHVVPCRLMWSDLAGFTDGVVLPTYMQDFAITISRNGNVLLLNGVPVFFANMYYGDTFVVHGLRETLAMPETPESADESSPGSGRTDDEVPFDNTEL, from the coding sequence ATGGAGGCGCCGCTTCTCGTCTCCCTcatcctcctctctctcctctctttctcatcCGCCCTCCCCGCCCAGGCCATCCAAGATGCCGTCGAAATCCTCTCCGATTCCGGCTACGTCTCCATGGCGCTGACACTTGAGCTCGTATCCCAGTCCCTCGTGCCGCAGTCCCCCTCCCTCACCATCTTCACTCCGCCGGACACCGCCTTCACCAAATTGGGTCAACCCGCCCTCTCTCTGCTCCAATACCACTTCTGCCCTCTTCCCCTGCCCCTCCAAACCCTCAAATCCCTCCCCTCTGGCAGTAAGATCCCGACTTTACTCTCTGGACAATCCCTCTTCGTCACCACGCCGCCCTCCGGCACCCCAATTTCGCTCAACAATGTCAAGATCACTTCCGGGTCGCCCATTTATGACGACGGGTTCCTAATCATTTTCGGAATCGATAACTTCTTCGACCTCAATTTTCATCTCCCGATACCGACTCGGATCCCCGTCCCAGATCCGGTTTGTGGGTCTTCTTCCCCGCCGTCATCCGCCAACGGCACAACTGCAATTAGGTTTCCCGGAGCTTCCCGGTTCGAAGAAGCGAGTGAAATGCTGAGGTCCAATGGCTACAATGTCATGGCGTCGTTCCTCAACTTGCAACTTCTGGGTTTCAAGAACGCGACTCCAATGACCGTGTTCGCTCCTCTCGACCAAGCGATGGACAACCCACTGCAAGAACCCTCGATCTTTCTGCGACACGTCGTTCCGTGCCGGCTGATGTGGAGCGATTTGGCGGGTTTCACAGACGGCGTTGTACTTCCGACGTACATGCAGGATTTTGCCATCACCATCTCGAGGAACGGCAACGTTTTGCTGCTGAATGGAGTTCCAGTCTTCTTCGCCAACATGTATTACGGCGACACCTTCGTCGTTCACGGCCTCCGCGAGACTCTTGCGATGCCGGAGACGCCGGAATCTGCCGATGAGTCTTCGCCGGGAAGTGGAAGAACCGACGATGAGGTGCCTTTTGATAATACTGAATTGTGA
- the LOC137731557 gene encoding uncharacterized protein codes for MGEHFVLLVDRLITESTLEAAIESRNRSMQATPSALEDAKSDVSCQKVDFKDTPSSPGKLAECRICKEEDQDSNMESPCSCCGSLKYVHRRCVQRWCNEKGDTICEICHQQFKPGYTAPPPLFEFGRVPMNFRGNWEILRRDSPRTIAMVATDRDFLNPGYDEYSVSTARNVLLGSSLTFIFMVLLFLRHTLPLIISGNQEYSFPLVMLLVVRTSGFVLPIYGMVMAVTALLRRQSHQDLSSSSATSSDEETEPTTVQLDTEPQPHIIRGH; via the exons ATGGGGGAGCACTTTGTATTGTTGGTGGATCGATTGATCACCGAATCCACTTTAGAAGCTGCGATCGAGAGCAGAAACAGATCGATGCAAGCTACTCCCTCAGCGCTCGAAGATGCGAAAAGCGATGTCTCTTGTCAGAAAGTCGATTTTAAAGATACACCTTCCTCTCCTGGGAAGCTAGCAGAATGCAGGATTTGTAAGGAAGAGGATCAGGATTCGAACATGGAGTCGCCGTGCTCTTGTTGTGGCAGCTTAAAG TATGTCCACAGAAGATGTGTACAGAGGTGGTGTAATGAGAAAGGCGACACAATTTGTGAGATATGCCATCAG CAATTCAAGCCGGGTTACACGGCTCCTCCTCCGCTGTTTGAGTTTGGGCGTGTACCTATGAACTTTAG GGGAAACTGGGAGATCTTGAGAAGGGACAGTCCTCGAACCATAGCAATGGTTGCAACTGATCGCGATTTCCTTAACCCTGGCTATGATGAGTACTCAGTTTCTACTGCAAGAAATGTGTTATTGGGCAGTTCGCTCACTTTCATT TTTATGGTTCTGCTGTTTCTCCGGCATACACTTCCTCTCATCATCAGCGGAAACCAAGAGTACTCTTTCCCACTTGTTATG TTGTTAGTAGTGCGAACTTCTGGGTTTGTGCTGCCAATCTATGGAATGGTGATGGCAGTAACTGCTCTCCTGCGCAGGCAAAGCCACCAA GATCTTTCAAGTTCGTCAGCAACCTCCTCGGATGAAGAAACAGAACCTACAACCGTGCAGCTTGATACGGAGCCCCAGCCCCATATTATTCGTGGTCACTAA
- the LOC137731574 gene encoding uncharacterized protein yields MKFLEYTPLERLNDFFSDLNLGERTIKGCLEAYSCKHTGSDKKLSLSLENEILDYLGKSSDSDSSSPAEFLLTRSSRKTLIYLVLTLYHLYPDYDFSAVNAHQFFTEESWDSFKQIFDTSMFEASKEWTVTNEGSSLLEALYKALDEVVRLAECEVYSYSPDSDADPFLERGSIWSFNFFFYNRKLKRVVSFRVCCLSNLVADGFLMDELRYDEDGEIFDNMDI; encoded by the exons ATGAAGTTCTTGGAATACACCCCGTTGGAGCG GTTAAATGATTTCTTTAGTGATTTGAATCTCGGAGAGCGAACAATTAAGGGTTGTCTTGAAGCTTACTCTT GCAAACACACCGGATCGGATAAGAAATTGTCTCTCAGTTTGGAGAATGAG ATTCTTGATTATCTTGGGAAATCTTCGGACTCTGATTCTTCCTCGCCTGCTGAATTTCTGCTGACCAGATCCAG CCGGAAGACATTGATTTACCTTGTTTTGACACTCTATCACTTGTATCCGGACTATGACTTCAG TGCAGTAAATGCTCATCAGTTCTTCACAGAGGAAAGCTGGGACAGTTTTAAGCAGATTTTTGATACCTCTATGTTTGAAGCATCAAAG GAATGGACAGTGACAAATGAGGGCAGTTCCTTGCTGGAAGCCTTGTACAAGGCTTTGGATGAG GTTGTTAGACTAGCGGAATGTGAAGTTTACAGTTACAGTCCAGACTCGGATGCTGATCCGTTTCTTGAGAGAGGATCCAT ATGGTcgttcaatttctttttctacAATAGGAAACTTAAGCGTGTTGTGAGCTTCCGTGTCTGCTGTTTAAG TAACCTGGTGGCTGATGGATTTCTGATGGACGAGTTGCGCTACGATGAAGATGGAGAAATTTTCGACAACATGGACATTTGA
- the LOC137731243 gene encoding uncharacterized protein, whose product MGNYISCNLATPMIKSSKSARVIFPNGDVRQFRETTKAAELMLECPNAFLANSTSLHMGRRFSALSADEELEFGNIYIMFPMRRLSSIVTAADMAVFFMAANSATKRISGWKVRILPESGGGGGEVVAVESGKENHGDQDHEGDHQGPLRLSLDGVEGLQVAEFQYRLAASRSRKPVLETIKEEPIGSR is encoded by the coding sequence ATGGGAAACTACATCTCATGCAATTTGGCCACGCCGATGATCAAGAGCTCCAAATCAGCGAGGGTGATCTTCCCCAACGGCGACGTCCGGCAGTTCCGGGAGACGACCAAGGCGGCGGAGCTCATGCTGGAGTGTCCCAACGCCTTCTTGGCCAACTCGACTTCTCTCCACATGGGCCGGAGATTCTCCGCCCTCAGCGCCGATGAGGAGTTGGAGTTCGGGAACATATACATCATGTTTCCAATGAGGAGGCTCAGCTCCATAGTCACGGCGGCTGACATGGCCGTGTTCTTCATGGCGGCTAACTCCGCTACCAAGCGTATATCCGGCTGGAAGGTTAGGATATTGCCGGAGAGTGGTGGCGGAGGAGGAGAAGTGGTGGCGGTGGAGAGTGGAAAAGAAAATCATGGTGATCAAGATCATGAAGGTGATCATCAAGGTCCATTGCGGCTGAGCTTGGACGGAGTTGAGGGGTTGCAAGTGGCAGAGTTTCAGTACAGATTAGCTGCGTCTAGGTCAAGGAAGCCGGTGTTGGAAACCATCAAAGAAGAGCCGATTGGTTCCAGATAA